In a genomic window of Alphaproteobacteria bacterium:
- a CDS encoding type VI secretion system protein has protein sequence MLEHLTDSLPYFLLTIFLLVGMIFFVIVYFSGFSLKKQFEGLGLKSSPLFKKLGWDSDNNLFWQPVFQFLEQVLDVLRIRPIGAFYDSIRAAKKALAAHIDGKDYSYKLPWFVMVGDTGSGKSSLLAQAKLPNPLISPNFGMPFDHPLMQWWFYEHGIVIDLKGSVVNGETLHKDRWHHFLLALKRYRPARPLDGIILTVPSSYFLGPDVLSADQLAKKGQELSEKLIQTEDMLGLKLPIYVLLTKCDLVGGFKGFSKELSLKSLEEIFGWSNPYTTDLSYNSAWIKEAFSSVQDFLLKSLLKIFAKKEAVVYQDDIMVFPDNFAQIESGLQTYLNAIFKEEDYRDHFILRGIYATGQQEEVPGSSEFSHLFLKDLFDKKIFQEVGVAAPFKRFLLSANRTLNIGRVGIFSTLVLGFLGTYWVQKNVSNAVDQLKPSMVNVLHSLENLNSTSQGVENISQAQSILDLIVQVGNTRTYIPTWALVADYNLKEICQFFYDKFIGDRIASNLDIKAQRLLITPLAMPSMPLDKKTVLSPTETPEFLLLEGYVKALQKLHTMTIDYNAQAFMKKIDLFAQFTAYLYDGYNLKKSLTPSSETFLQGLISDSSCKPFYLDRYNLFAEKRLYELYNNFLKRVLDPEYNAALIYKLQKTLERVEGRGVPDLDSFRNSLVEIKDVLSFITNAGGRWLTNPVFDPGSRYQKLMDTIKSIPIFTEPVYRKISDTAEKLYQKSATYLRSYGSPLTGYFLTWSSATNSLTPSEGLLKLEKGLNTFLDQPFMQKASGSKFIDRIPDGQFLYWDPNSVRNALALIENYRTFVEMDLSSYPVNLQDVLRLVGQEQLQTNIEVMLERAQTFYEVPSQNWGSQADNASQVQANNISETGPLFVKLLKTLDDIGARATYARLKSLLFTQMYSSLETIDQALTNSDFYEPVDPDFKRWNGEANGLLGAYNLSDQTEMISYFTNQSARVMSLALRHASPVVSFLKSDSFRLSIDQIKVVTRWGGLLDEAAAYDKGKTTGSMKVLEKFLEEDGNKITYDNCFTLLDPAVMNAPTGDFFLQKRNLIMKSMYKRCQQLAAEKGIAQYKKVSDYFNANLANSFPFVAIVSKDPNSDSDVSYDVLNGFFKELDLLTPDVIASIDAVAKPGHFWSHSKQFMANMREIKTFFDKYFAPIKKDGAPGLSFILKFNENKAKSLLADRLADWAFINNDKVLSLKENGNANTIRYELGTPISFGFEWMPNFPVFATKDPRDPALIPMEKRSLFVYDGTWALLRAMMLHLVSAKDGGSSINDVTLGFTIPLAPAPNGPAATNAKLYVQVVPVDTMGTTAIDFKIPKFPTSAPVLREGVL, from the coding sequence ATGCTGGAACATTTAACTGATTCTTTGCCCTATTTTTTACTGACCATCTTCCTTTTGGTGGGCATGATTTTCTTTGTCATTGTCTATTTTTCAGGATTTTCTTTAAAGAAACAGTTTGAAGGTCTTGGCCTAAAAAGTTCTCCCTTGTTTAAGAAATTGGGTTGGGACAGTGACAATAATCTTTTTTGGCAACCTGTCTTCCAATTTCTTGAGCAAGTTTTAGATGTTTTAAGAATTCGCCCTATTGGGGCCTTTTATGATTCCATTCGGGCAGCTAAAAAGGCATTGGCTGCCCATATTGACGGCAAAGACTATTCTTATAAATTACCGTGGTTTGTTATGGTTGGAGATACGGGATCTGGTAAGTCTAGTTTGCTTGCTCAAGCAAAGTTGCCCAACCCCTTAATCAGCCCTAATTTTGGCATGCCTTTTGATCATCCCTTAATGCAATGGTGGTTCTACGAACATGGTATTGTGATTGATCTGAAGGGGTCTGTAGTGAACGGGGAAACGCTTCACAAGGACCGGTGGCATCATTTTTTGCTGGCCTTAAAAAGATATCGCCCAGCACGCCCCTTAGACGGTATTATTCTAACAGTTCCCAGCTCTTATTTCTTGGGGCCTGATGTTTTGTCTGCAGACCAGTTGGCCAAAAAAGGGCAAGAGCTTTCAGAAAAATTAATTCAGACAGAAGATATGCTGGGGCTAAAATTGCCCATTTATGTGCTTCTGACTAAGTGTGATTTGGTGGGTGGATTCAAAGGGTTTTCAAAGGAACTTTCCCTAAAATCTTTAGAAGAAATTTTCGGTTGGTCTAATCCCTATACAACCGATCTTTCCTATAATTCCGCGTGGATCAAGGAAGCTTTTTCTTCCGTCCAAGATTTTCTGCTGAAAAGTTTACTCAAAATATTTGCCAAAAAGGAAGCCGTTGTTTATCAGGACGACATTATGGTTTTTCCAGATAATTTTGCCCAGATTGAATCAGGCCTTCAGACGTATTTGAATGCAATTTTTAAAGAAGAAGATTATAGGGATCACTTTATTCTGCGAGGAATTTATGCGACCGGGCAACAGGAAGAAGTGCCTGGCTCATCAGAATTTTCTCATCTGTTTTTAAAGGATCTTTTTGACAAAAAGATTTTTCAGGAAGTGGGTGTTGCTGCGCCCTTTAAAAGATTTTTGCTTTCTGCTAACCGTACTTTAAATATCGGGCGTGTTGGCATTTTTTCTACCCTTGTTTTGGGTTTCTTAGGAACTTACTGGGTCCAAAAAAATGTATCGAATGCTGTTGATCAACTGAAGCCATCTATGGTGAATGTGCTCCATTCCCTTGAAAACTTAAATTCTACCAGCCAAGGGGTTGAAAATATTTCCCAGGCTCAAAGCATTTTAGATCTTATAGTCCAAGTTGGAAATACGCGAACTTACATCCCCACCTGGGCCCTTGTTGCAGATTATAATCTGAAAGAAATTTGCCAGTTTTTCTATGACAAATTTATCGGGGATCGTATAGCCAGCAACCTGGACATAAAGGCCCAACGTCTTTTGATAACGCCCCTTGCCATGCCATCCATGCCCCTGGACAAAAAAACAGTTTTAAGCCCCACGGAAACGCCGGAATTTTTACTGCTAGAAGGATACGTAAAGGCCTTACAAAAGCTACATACAATGACCATTGACTATAATGCCCAGGCTTTCATGAAGAAGATAGATTTGTTCGCCCAATTCACGGCCTATTTGTATGACGGATACAATCTTAAAAAATCTTTGACACCTTCTAGTGAAACTTTTCTGCAGGGATTGATTTCTGATAGTTCTTGTAAGCCTTTTTATCTGGATCGTTATAATTTGTTTGCTGAAAAAAGACTCTATGAACTGTATAACAATTTCTTGAAACGTGTTCTTGATCCCGAATATAACGCAGCCCTGATCTATAAATTGCAAAAAACTTTAGAGAGAGTTGAAGGGCGTGGTGTGCCGGATTTGGATAGTTTCCGAAACAGCTTGGTAGAAATAAAAGATGTTCTGTCATTCATTACCAATGCGGGGGGAAGATGGCTTACAAACCCAGTCTTTGACCCGGGTTCCAGATATCAAAAATTGATGGATACCATAAAAAGTATTCCTATTTTTACTGAGCCAGTTTATAGAAAAATTTCTGACACTGCAGAAAAGCTTTATCAAAAATCAGCCACCTATTTAAGAAGTTATGGGTCTCCTTTAACTGGGTATTTCTTAACCTGGTCTTCAGCTACTAATTCTTTGACTCCCTCTGAGGGGCTATTAAAACTAGAAAAAGGGCTAAATACTTTCCTGGATCAACCTTTTATGCAAAAAGCATCAGGCAGTAAGTTTATTGACAGAATTCCCGATGGACAATTTTTGTATTGGGACCCGAATAGCGTTCGAAATGCGTTGGCCTTAATTGAAAATTACCGAACCTTTGTTGAGATGGATCTTTCTTCTTATCCTGTTAATTTGCAGGATGTCTTGCGGCTGGTTGGACAAGAGCAACTTCAGACTAATATTGAAGTTATGTTGGAACGGGCCCAAACTTTTTATGAAGTCCCCTCCCAAAATTGGGGGAGTCAGGCTGACAATGCATCTCAGGTGCAAGCCAATAACATTAGCGAAACAGGACCCTTGTTTGTAAAGCTTTTGAAGACGTTAGATGATATTGGCGCGCGCGCCACCTATGCACGACTTAAGAGCTTATTATTCACCCAAATGTACAGTAGCCTCGAAACAATAGATCAGGCCCTAACAAATAGTGATTTCTATGAACCGGTTGATCCTGATTTCAAACGGTGGAATGGGGAAGCCAATGGACTTTTGGGCGCCTATAATCTTTCTGATCAAACAGAAATGATCAGCTATTTCACCAATCAGAGCGCCCGAGTGATGAGTTTAGCTTTGCGGCACGCATCGCCTGTTGTAAGTTTTCTGAAGTCAGATTCTTTCCGGCTTTCCATTGATCAAATTAAGGTTGTAACCCGGTGGGGCGGATTGCTTGATGAAGCAGCGGCCTATGACAAGGGCAAAACAACAGGGTCCATGAAAGTACTGGAAAAATTCTTGGAAGAAGATGGCAATAAAATTACCTACGACAACTGTTTTACCCTGTTAGATCCAGCTGTTATGAATGCCCCTACAGGAGATTTCTTCCTGCAAAAACGCAACTTAATCATGAAGAGTATGTATAAAAGGTGTCAGCAGTTAGCCGCTGAAAAGGGGATTGCCCAGTATAAAAAAGTCTCTGATTATTTCAATGCAAACTTAGCGAATTCATTCCCCTTCGTTGCTATTGTTTCAAAAGATCCTAATTCAGATTCAGATGTGTCATATGATGTTCTGAATGGTTTCTTTAAAGAGCTAGACTTGTTAACCCCTGATGTTATTGCATCAATTGATGCTGTTGCAAAACCTGGACATTTTTGGTCTCACTCTAAGCAATTTATGGCCAACATGCGTGAGATCAAAACTTTCTTTGATAAATACTTTGCCCCTATTAAAAAAGATGGTGCCCCTGGTCTTAGCTTTATCCTTAAATTTAACGAAAACAAGGCTAAATCTTTGCTGGCGGATCGCTTGGCTGACTGGGCATTTATTAACAATGATAAAGTATTAAGCTTAAAAGAAAATGGGAATGCTAACACCATTCGCTATGAACTGGGCACCCCCATATCCTTTGGTTTTGAATGGATGCCCAATTTTCCTGTTTTTGCGACAAAAGATCCCAGAGATCCGGCCCTGATCCCCATGGAAAAAAGAAGTCTTTTTGTCTATGACGGCACTTGGGCACTGCTAAGGGCTATGATGCTTCATCTGGTGTCTGCAAAAGATGGCGGGTCCTCTATTAACGATGTCACCCTTGGATTTACAATTCCACTGGCGCCTGCCCCGAATGGGCCAGCAGCTACAAATGCTAAATTGTATGTACAGGTTGTGCCTGTTGATACCATGGGCACAACAGCAATTGATTTCAAGATTCCCAAATTCCCCACTTCTGCGCCAGTCTTACGGGAAGGAGTTCTATGA
- a CDS encoding Rrf2 family transcriptional regulator: MKLGTRGRYAVMAMVDLAESSHKGPVPLSEIANRQEISLSYLEQLFGKLRQQGLVQSVRGSTGGYILPRSASLISVADIVSAADKPFKATRCSSSKQEGCLQSKSRCKVHHLWEELGSQINGFLQSISLQDVLENKIQK, from the coding sequence ATGAAGCTTGGTACTCGCGGACGTTATGCTGTTATGGCAATGGTTGATTTGGCTGAGTCCTCTCACAAAGGGCCTGTACCGTTGTCTGAAATTGCGAATCGTCAGGAAATTTCCCTAAGCTACCTTGAACAACTTTTTGGAAAATTGCGCCAACAGGGCTTGGTGCAAAGCGTTCGAGGATCTACGGGAGGATATATCCTGCCCCGTTCTGCATCCTTGATTAGTGTAGCAGACATTGTCTCTGCAGCAGATAAACCCTTTAAAGCAACCAGATGTTCTTCTTCAAAACAAGAAGGATGCTTACAGTCAAAGTCGCGTTGTAAGGTCCATCATTTGTGGGAAGAGCTGGGCAGTCAAATCAATGGATTTTTACAGTCTATTTCCTTACAAGATGTGTTAGAAAACAAGATACAAAAATGA
- the tssK gene encoding type VI secretion system baseplate subunit TssK has protein sequence MEEKYNFKIQDMVQWYEGQLLYPHHYQQMRHEIQQLSLCYLTISTPWYWGIHHVEIDEALLLSGIIRVNKILAMMPDGSVVEKATGSKQKIELDISGMKDDLLLKPTTIYLAVVERQEDAANTEQQPCRYDSIESNPIVDENTGDGAITMPRLSLKAFLVAGDNLPSRYSGFPLMQVKFEDDAFAKTDFIPPFTSVQQQNIIGEYLGRLIKNLRKRTTFLGERLQSLMTQDTASILEYYDRIYNIIVGRVVVLEALYFSEKCHPFEVYKELCVAAGTYCALHRGQIPPVFDPYDHNDLKSTFDPVVNFIEKIIEMVKSPSISLPFTKSGRVFERKLRKDWLDTDYLILGIKLGVDASPSAIAHWLNGAIIACDSALEEAKEKRILGPIREVVDQVSEMGLLATNRQLLVKVLVDEKFIKAEETLQILNPSDTENSRPEEIVLYTAG, from the coding sequence ATGGAAGAAAAGTATAACTTCAAAATTCAAGACATGGTGCAATGGTACGAAGGGCAGCTTTTGTATCCCCACCATTACCAGCAAATGCGTCATGAAATTCAGCAGCTTTCCTTATGCTATCTGACTATTAGTACTCCTTGGTACTGGGGCATTCATCATGTGGAAATTGATGAGGCCTTGTTGTTAAGCGGTATCATTCGAGTCAACAAAATTTTGGCTATGATGCCAGATGGCAGCGTTGTTGAGAAAGCAACTGGATCCAAACAGAAAATTGAACTGGATATTTCCGGAATGAAAGATGATCTGCTGTTGAAACCCACTACCATCTATTTGGCGGTTGTCGAGCGTCAAGAAGATGCTGCAAATACAGAGCAGCAGCCTTGCCGATATGATTCCATCGAATCAAACCCTATCGTTGACGAAAACACAGGAGATGGGGCCATTACTATGCCACGCCTTTCTTTGAAAGCATTTCTGGTGGCGGGGGACAATTTGCCTTCTCGCTATTCTGGATTCCCCTTGATGCAGGTTAAGTTCGAAGACGATGCTTTTGCAAAAACAGACTTTATTCCGCCCTTTACCAGCGTACAACAACAAAACATTATCGGGGAATATCTGGGGCGGTTGATCAAGAATTTAAGAAAACGAACGACTTTCTTGGGGGAGCGCCTTCAAAGTTTGATGACCCAAGACACGGCATCTATTCTGGAATACTATGACCGTATTTATAATATTATTGTGGGGCGAGTGGTTGTTTTAGAAGCACTGTATTTTTCTGAAAAATGTCATCCTTTTGAAGTTTATAAAGAGCTTTGTGTGGCGGCAGGAACCTATTGTGCACTCCATCGGGGCCAAATTCCGCCTGTCTTTGATCCCTATGACCACAATGATTTAAAATCAACCTTTGATCCCGTTGTGAATTTTATTGAAAAGATTATTGAAATGGTTAAAAGCCCCTCAATTTCTTTGCCATTCACAAAAAGTGGTCGTGTTTTTGAACGTAAACTTAGAAAAGATTGGTTGGATACAGATTATCTGATTTTGGGCATTAAATTGGGGGTGGATGCATCACCTTCGGCCATAGCCCATTGGCTAAATGGGGCCATTATCGCTTGCGATTCCGCCCTTGAGGAAGCCAAGGAAAAAAGAATATTAGGTCCCATCAGGGAAGTTGTTGACCAGGTTTCAGAAATGGGACTGTTGGCTACTAATCGTCAGTTGCTTGTTAAAGTTTTGGTTGATGAGAAATTTATTAAGGCTGAAGAAACTCTGCAGATCTTGAATCCGTCTGATACAGAAAACAGCAGGCCAGAAGAAATTGTTTTATATACAGCAGGATAG
- a CDS encoding alpha/beta hydrolase, translating to MPEIIIPGPAGRIEAKYHRQNATESAPVALILHPHPLYGGTMNNKVTYTLYQTFVKQGFNVMRFNYRGVGKSQGSFGSGEGELSDAAAALDWLQTDNKNAPSFWVAGFSFGAWIAMQLLMRRPELEGFIAVAPPANKYDFNFLAPCPVSGQMIQGTADEIVSPDAVRTLAAKLSKQKGVQVELQEVEGADHFFKDHLTAVSDIVATYIHLHAKKK from the coding sequence ATGCCAGAAATTATCATACCAGGCCCCGCTGGGCGAATTGAGGCAAAATATCATCGTCAAAATGCGACGGAATCGGCTCCTGTAGCGTTGATTTTACATCCCCATCCCCTTTATGGCGGCACGATGAATAACAAGGTAACTTATACCCTATACCAAACCTTTGTGAAGCAAGGGTTTAATGTGATGCGATTCAACTATCGTGGTGTTGGAAAATCTCAGGGTTCTTTTGGCTCCGGCGAAGGAGAACTAAGCGATGCAGCCGCAGCCCTAGACTGGTTACAGACCGACAATAAGAATGCCCCTTCTTTTTGGGTGGCTGGGTTTTCTTTTGGCGCCTGGATTGCTATGCAATTATTGATGCGCCGACCAGAATTGGAGGGGTTCATTGCTGTTGCCCCCCCCGCTAACAAATATGATTTCAACTTTTTGGCCCCTTGCCCCGTTTCTGGGCAAATGATTCAGGGGACAGCAGACGAGATTGTCTCTCCAGATGCTGTTCGGACTCTTGCAGCAAAACTTTCTAAACAAAAAGGTGTTCAAGTTGAATTGCAAGAGGTTGAAGGGGCTGACCATTTCTTTAAAGATCATCTGACTGCAGTTTCAGATATCGTCGCCACATATATTCACCTCCACGCTAAGAAAAAGTAA
- a CDS encoding cysteine desulfurase family protein, whose translation MNLQNYIYLDHNATAPLRPQVMSAMTAAMSLPLNASSLHGLGQYAKKIAAKARQNLADFIQCSADELIFTSGGTESNNMILNQDWDHVFVLATEHDSILKAVSVAQMIPVDDQGIIQLDWLEEALQVLPEKSKTLVCVQYANNETGVLQPIEKVVALAHTYNALVHTDAVQCFGKIPLSFKDLGIDFMSISAHKVGGPQGVGALIARASLTLESFLKGGGQEKNRRAGTENIAAIAGFGALPELIDLKHSESLALWHHTLEKSLQEFAPNSTVVGSAVKRLPNTTCLVMPNVKNAIQLIHFDLKGIAVNTGSACSSGTLKPSRVLKAMNLPESVYNNAIRVSSGWNTKQEDLLKFCEDWKMLFQLHHQQKESA comes from the coding sequence ATGAATTTACAGAACTATATTTACTTAGATCACAATGCAACAGCACCTCTTCGCCCGCAGGTTATGTCTGCTATGACGGCAGCTATGAGTCTTCCGCTAAACGCATCGTCCTTACATGGACTGGGGCAATACGCAAAAAAAATTGCTGCAAAGGCTCGTCAAAATTTAGCTGATTTTATTCAGTGTTCTGCAGATGAACTTATTTTTACTAGTGGGGGAACGGAAAGCAACAATATGATTTTGAACCAAGATTGGGACCATGTTTTTGTTTTGGCAACGGAGCATGACTCTATTTTAAAAGCAGTGTCTGTAGCTCAGATGATTCCCGTTGATGACCAAGGAATCATTCAATTAGATTGGTTGGAGGAAGCATTACAAGTCTTGCCTGAAAAATCAAAAACCTTAGTATGTGTTCAATACGCTAATAATGAAACAGGGGTACTGCAACCTATCGAGAAAGTTGTTGCTTTAGCGCACACATACAATGCCCTGGTTCATACGGATGCCGTCCAATGTTTTGGTAAAATTCCTTTGTCGTTTAAAGATTTAGGCATAGACTTTATGTCTATCAGCGCCCACAAGGTGGGTGGCCCTCAGGGGGTTGGAGCTTTGATTGCGCGCGCGTCTTTAACTTTGGAATCTTTTTTAAAGGGTGGTGGGCAAGAAAAAAACCGTCGGGCAGGAACGGAAAATATTGCGGCCATTGCAGGGTTTGGCGCCCTTCCAGAGCTTATTGATTTAAAGCATTCTGAATCCTTAGCCCTATGGCATCACACCCTGGAAAAATCTTTGCAAGAATTTGCGCCCAATAGCACAGTTGTGGGATCAGCAGTCAAAAGGCTGCCTAATACCACATGTCTGGTCATGCCAAACGTTAAAAATGCCATTCAGTTGATTCATTTTGACTTGAAGGGAATTGCCGTAAATACGGGATCAGCTTGTTCATCGGGAACTTTGAAACCCTCTCGCGTTTTGAAGGCTATGAATCTTCCCGAATCTGTTTACAACAATGCTATTCGAGTTTCTTCTGGATGGAATACAAAGCAAGAAGATCTATTGAAATTTTGTGAAGACTGGAAGATGTTGTTTCAGTTGCATCACCAACAAAAGGAAAGCGCATGA
- a CDS encoding DotU family type IV/VI secretion system protein, with product MTQERYMKSVLVQNFRSFYDELILLKHLALNDGSISAEEEASLEGNLSEKTSQSLAGKILNRLEKTLKAQYRLIEIQGGGYAARYYEEAQYVMVSLADEIFLNLPWKGKLEWQDNLLESRLYGTQDAGDKFFKNLETFLQGRDVSALDLAVIYLMGLGLGFQGKYRAENSASILNQYRQKLYDMITYDIPDGRREGLPLFEEAYMHTLDQRDSSEIINLRPWYLGWGLVGGFFLIVMVLIWFIETREILGLVKSFNMWIKNNAGTFN from the coding sequence ATGACGCAAGAAAGGTATATGAAATCTGTTCTGGTGCAGAATTTTAGGTCTTTCTATGACGAATTGATTCTATTGAAACACTTAGCTTTGAACGATGGATCAATTTCTGCCGAGGAAGAGGCGTCTTTAGAGGGCAATCTGTCAGAAAAAACATCCCAATCGCTTGCTGGTAAAATTCTAAATCGTTTGGAAAAAACCTTAAAGGCTCAATATCGATTGATTGAAATTCAGGGCGGGGGTTATGCGGCCCGTTACTATGAGGAGGCCCAATATGTAATGGTTTCCTTGGCAGATGAAATTTTTTTAAACCTTCCCTGGAAGGGTAAATTAGAATGGCAAGATAATTTATTGGAATCTCGTCTTTATGGGACCCAAGATGCGGGTGATAAGTTTTTTAAAAATTTAGAGACCTTTTTACAAGGTCGGGATGTTTCAGCTTTAGATTTAGCTGTGATTTATTTGATGGGTCTTGGATTGGGTTTTCAGGGTAAGTACCGGGCGGAAAATTCAGCCTCTATTTTAAATCAATATCGGCAGAAGCTTTATGATATGATTACCTATGATATTCCGGACGGTCGTCGGGAAGGGCTACCCCTTTTTGAAGAGGCCTATATGCATACTTTAGACCAGCGGGATTCATCTGAAATTATTAATTTGCGCCCCTGGTATTTGGGATGGGGCCTTGTGGGAGGATTTTTTCTGATTGTTATGGTGCTGATTTGGTTTATAGAAACCCGGGAAATTTTGGGCCTTGTAAAGAGTTTTAACATGTGGATTAAAAATAATGCTGGAACATTTAACTGA
- a CDS encoding iron-sulfur cluster assembly accessory protein, translating to MAPRSPITVTLAAVERIKHLLENRGKPSFGIRIGVRTRGCSGHAYTLEFADAPNPADENVEMAGVNILIDPKAILFIVGTEMDFVQKDMESGFVFKNPNEKGRCGCGESFHV from the coding sequence ATGGCCCCCAGAAGTCCTATCACTGTGACTCTTGCTGCTGTAGAGCGCATTAAGCATCTTTTGGAAAATCGTGGGAAACCTTCTTTTGGTATTCGTATTGGGGTTAGAACGCGGGGATGTTCTGGACATGCCTATACCCTGGAATTTGCAGATGCTCCAAATCCAGCTGATGAAAACGTGGAAATGGCGGGAGTTAATATTTTGATTGATCCCAAAGCTATTTTATTTATTGTGGGCACAGAAATGGATTTTGTTCAAAAGGATATGGAATCTGGATTCGTTTTTAAAAATCCAAATGAAAAAGGTCGTTGTGGCTGTGGAGAATCTTTCCATGTCTAA
- the iscU gene encoding Fe-S cluster assembly scaffold IscU produces MAYSKKLIDHYENPKNVGSFDLTEENVGTGLVGAPSCGDVMKLQIKVNDEGIIEDVRFKTFGCGSAIASSSFATELLKGKTLEEASEVRNKEIVEALELPPVKIHCSVLAEDAIRAAIADYRKRKSL; encoded by the coding sequence ATGGCATACAGTAAAAAATTGATCGACCATTACGAAAACCCAAAAAACGTTGGGTCCTTTGACTTGACGGAAGAAAATGTGGGCACGGGCCTTGTAGGTGCGCCCTCATGTGGCGATGTAATGAAATTACAGATTAAGGTGAATGATGAAGGCATCATCGAAGATGTTCGGTTTAAGACGTTTGGGTGTGGATCAGCCATTGCCTCAAGCTCTTTCGCGACAGAGCTGTTAAAAGGAAAAACCTTAGAAGAAGCTAGCGAAGTCAGAAACAAGGAAATTGTTGAAGCCTTAGAACTTCCTCCTGTGAAGATCCATTGTTCTGTGTTGGCGGAAGATGCCATTCGCGCTGCCATTGCGGATTATAGAAAAAGGAAATCTCTATAA
- a CDS encoding IscS subfamily cysteine desulfurase, translating to MSSYIYLDCQSTTPCDPRVVTKMLPYFSEKFGNPHSRNHAYGWDAEEAVEQARTQVAEVIGANAKEIIFTSGATESNNLALKGLAHFHKDKRNHIITYQTEHKCVLDTCRHLQQEGFEVTYLPVQKNGLICLETLKAAITEKTLLVSVMAVNNEIGVIQPLADIGKICRGHNVFFHTDAAQAFGKIPLNVEDMNIDLLSISGHKIYGPKGVGALYVRRKPRVRLLPLINGGGQERGMRSGTLSPALCVGLGEASVLAAQEMVTENQRLKKLRDLFYETIMGALPNVYLNGDLEQRIPGNLNLSFAYVEGEGLMMGIKNLCVSSGSACTSASLEPSYVLKALGVGEDLAHTSLRIGFSRFTTEQEVVDAAQQIIKAVQKLRDMSPLWELAQQGVDINSIQWAGH from the coding sequence ATGAGTTCATATATCTATTTAGATTGCCAGTCTACAACTCCCTGCGATCCGCGGGTGGTTACCAAGATGCTGCCCTATTTTTCCGAAAAATTTGGGAATCCTCATTCCCGCAATCACGCTTATGGTTGGGATGCAGAGGAGGCCGTTGAACAGGCTCGCACTCAAGTTGCTGAAGTGATTGGGGCGAACGCCAAAGAGATTATTTTTACAAGTGGAGCAACAGAATCCAACAACCTGGCTCTTAAGGGATTGGCCCATTTCCACAAGGATAAACGCAACCACATTATTACGTACCAAACAGAACATAAATGTGTTTTAGATACCTGTCGCCACTTGCAGCAAGAGGGGTTTGAAGTGACCTATTTGCCTGTTCAAAAGAATGGTCTGATTTGTCTTGAAACCTTGAAAGCAGCAATCACGGAAAAAACTTTGCTTGTATCTGTTATGGCTGTTAACAATGAAATCGGAGTCATCCAACCCCTAGCTGATATTGGAAAAATTTGCCGCGGGCATAATGTATTCTTTCACACAGACGCCGCCCAGGCTTTTGGAAAAATCCCCCTGAATGTGGAAGACATGAATATCGATTTGCTCAGTATTTCCGGCCATAAAATTTATGGACCTAAAGGGGTGGGTGCCCTGTACGTACGTCGTAAACCCCGGGTGCGGTTGTTACCTTTAATCAATGGTGGCGGTCAAGAACGTGGGATGCGCTCAGGCACCTTATCGCCCGCCCTGTGTGTGGGGCTTGGGGAGGCTAGCGTCCTTGCAGCCCAGGAAATGGTTACGGAAAACCAGCGACTAAAAAAATTGCGGGACCTTTTCTATGAAACCATCATGGGGGCCCTGCCTAACGTTTATTTGAATGGGGATCTTGAGCAAAGAATTCCAGGCAATTTAAACCTAAGTTTCGCCTATGTTGAAGGCGAAGGGCTCATGATGGGCATTAAGAACTTGTGTGTATCTTCCGGATCTGCTTGTACTTCAGCCTCCTTAGAGCCATCCTATGTTTTAAAAGCTTTAGGCGTGGGGGAAGATTTGGCCCATACGTCCCTTAGAATTGGATTTAGTCGCTTCACAACGGAACAGGAAGTAGTCGACGCCGCCCAACAAATTATTAAAGCTGTCCAAAAATTACGGGACATGAGCCCCCTTTGGGAATTAGCCCAACAGGGTGTTGATATTAATTCCATCCAGTGGGCAGGCCACTAA